A part of Chloroflexota bacterium genomic DNA contains:
- the deoC gene encoding deoxyribose-phosphate aldolase gives MIDHTMLKPDATADKIAQLCFEAKKYQFASVCVNPSNVKLCAELLHNTNVKVCSVIGFPLGATSTEVKVFETRNAIQNGATEIDMVINIGALKAGDNETVAKDINEIAKTCHDNGAILKVIIEAALLSDEEKVIVCLLAKEAGADFVKTSTGFSSGGATLHDVALMRKTVGPDLGVKAAGGIHTHEEAEQMIAAGATRIGASAGIKIIQADDAEPKKSKKSPAPAKSY, from the coding sequence ATGATTGACCATACCATGCTCAAACCGGACGCCACCGCGGACAAAATTGCCCAACTGTGCTTCGAAGCCAAGAAATATCAATTCGCTTCCGTCTGCGTGAACCCCTCCAACGTCAAGTTGTGCGCAGAGTTACTCCACAACACCAATGTCAAAGTCTGCTCCGTGATCGGCTTCCCCCTCGGTGCGACCTCCACTGAAGTGAAGGTCTTCGAAACTCGGAATGCTATCCAAAACGGCGCTACTGAAATTGATATGGTGATCAACATTGGCGCACTGAAAGCCGGCGACAACGAAACCGTTGCGAAAGATATCAACGAAATCGCCAAGACCTGCCATGACAATGGCGCGATCCTCAAAGTCATCATCGAAGCAGCCCTGCTGTCCGATGAAGAAAAGGTCATCGTCTGCCTCCTGGCCAAGGAAGCTGGTGCTGATTTCGTCAAGACCTCCACCGGTTTTTCCAGCGGCGGCGCGACTTTGCATGATGTCGCTCTGATGCGTAAAACCGTTGGCCCGGACCTCGGCGTTAAGGCTGCCGGTGGGATTCACACCCACGAAGAAGCCGAACAAATGATTGCTGCAGGCGCAACCCGGATTGGTGCCAGTGCTGGGATCAAGATCATCCAAGCGGATGATGCTGAACCCAAGAAGAGCAAGAAATCCCCTGCCCCTGCCAAGTCCTATTAA
- a CDS encoding TIGR00159 family protein, translating to MTNFLNEIFFLIQRFGWADLLDIILVSAIFYAVLILLRDTEALVLLRGALFIIIFLGLLTSLVDLPAFSWLISTVLPALVFAIPVIFAPEIRRALERVGRAGNVSFLNRSRSISEQQIKDTLDSVIQACTRLSERHHGALIILQRMQGLGEYIETGVTLNAKVTPELLLQVFYPNTPLHDGAVIIVDDQIVAASCVMPLSASGVLNKTPDRTMGLRHRAALGISEVSDAIAVVVSEETGSISIAHSGRMIRRLNMERLKNALYAFFQSTELTGEDGVLSRFLGFFKPKGQGPNEGGDL from the coding sequence ATGACTAATTTCTTAAATGAGATTTTCTTCCTAATCCAACGTTTTGGCTGGGCAGACCTGCTGGATATCATCCTGGTCTCAGCCATCTTCTACGCGGTCCTTATCCTGCTGCGCGATACGGAAGCGTTGGTTCTGTTGCGTGGTGCGCTATTCATCATCATTTTCCTGGGCTTGCTCACATCCCTGGTGGACCTGCCGGCTTTTTCCTGGCTGATCAGCACGGTCCTGCCGGCATTGGTATTTGCCATTCCAGTCATCTTTGCACCCGAGATCCGGCGCGCGCTGGAACGTGTGGGCCGGGCTGGGAATGTCTCGTTCCTCAATCGCTCTCGCTCCATCTCCGAACAGCAGATCAAAGATACGCTGGACAGCGTCATTCAGGCTTGCACCCGCCTCTCCGAACGCCACCACGGCGCGCTCATCATTCTACAGCGCATGCAAGGCCTGGGTGAATATATCGAGACCGGTGTGACCCTGAACGCAAAAGTGACCCCCGAGTTATTACTGCAGGTTTTTTATCCCAACACCCCCCTGCATGACGGCGCCGTGATCATCGTTGATGACCAGATCGTGGCCGCCTCCTGCGTGATGCCTCTCTCAGCCAGCGGTGTCCTCAACAAGACCCCTGACCGGACGATGGGACTGCGGCACAGGGCCGCTCTCGGTATTTCCGAGGTCAGCGATGCCATTGCGGTTGTCGTTTCTGAGGAAACCGGCAGCATCTCCATCGCACACAGCGGTCGGATGATCCGCCGCCTGAACATGGAACGGCTCAAAAATGCCCTCTATGCTTTCTTCCAATCTACTGAACTGACCGGCGAGGACGGCGTCCTTAGCCGTTTCCTCGGTTTCTTCAAGCCCAAAGGACAGGGACCCAATGAGGGAGGTGACCTGTGA
- a CDS encoding dephospho-CoA kinase, which produces MNRLLIGLTGNIATGKSVVRRMLVNHGALGLDADLIAHRTQYPGGKAYQGIISTFGPEILTPEKEISRAKLGEIVFANPDRLAALEALVHPAVTADIEEQIERATLPIVVIEAIKLFESPLAGLCQSIWISQASPEHQMERLLHARHMPEELARQRIEAQPPQAEKRQRANVVINTEGEFKQTWQQVHQALNDTIQSEGVQPTPYINIDQKINVYPAGAVPPVAMEAFWQSNSGKALDNLYEQLAFNVVQVLMVQDHIAGMLICEDWNFTSTLKEILLARDAAIATEIILEAFRISAIERQSEFLILSNQVAAHLSAEVSLKSAGYAQQAVHNLSFPAWQQAILRQSDSQAEQLWVNVLTRDSE; this is translated from the coding sequence ATGAACAGGTTATTGATTGGTTTGACAGGGAACATCGCCACCGGTAAGAGCGTCGTTCGGCGCATGCTGGTCAATCATGGCGCTCTGGGCCTGGATGCCGACCTGATCGCCCACCGGACGCAATACCCTGGCGGGAAAGCTTATCAAGGTATTATCAGCACTTTCGGTCCTGAAATCCTCACACCTGAAAAAGAAATCTCACGCGCTAAACTCGGGGAAATTGTCTTCGCGAATCCTGATCGACTCGCCGCGCTGGAAGCCCTTGTGCACCCAGCCGTCACAGCCGATATCGAGGAACAGATTGAACGAGCAACCCTCCCGATCGTGGTGATCGAAGCGATCAAGCTATTCGAATCACCCCTGGCCGGGCTATGTCAATCCATCTGGATCAGTCAGGCTTCCCCCGAACATCAAATGGAACGGCTCTTGCACGCCAGACATATGCCAGAAGAGCTGGCCCGCCAACGGATTGAAGCCCAACCGCCCCAGGCAGAGAAACGCCAGAGGGCAAACGTTGTTATTAACACAGAAGGTGAATTTAAGCAGACCTGGCAGCAGGTCCATCAGGCGCTTAATGATACAATTCAATCAGAAGGCGTTCAACCCACTCCGTACATTAATATCGATCAGAAAATCAACGTTTATCCGGCGGGTGCCGTCCCTCCGGTGGCAATGGAAGCCTTTTGGCAAAGCAACTCCGGTAAAGCATTGGATAACCTTTATGAACAGTTGGCATTCAACGTCGTTCAGGTCCTCATGGTTCAGGATCATATCGCCGGGATGCTCATTTGTGAGGATTGGAATTTCACCAGCACTTTGAAAGAAATCCTCCTCGCCAGGGATGCCGCAATTGCAACTGAGATTATCTTAGAGGCATTTCGGATCTCAGCCATCGAACGCCAGTCTGAATTTCTGATCCTTTCAAACCAGGTTGCCGCTCATTTATCAGCGGAAGTATCCCTCAAGTCAGCCGGATATGCCCAGCAAGCGGTTCATAACCTAAGCTTTCCCGCCTGGCAGCAGGCGATCCTGCGCCAGAGCGATTCGCAAGCGGAACAACTTTGGGTGAATGTTCTCACCCGAGATTCAGAGTAA
- a CDS encoding aldehyde dehydrogenase family protein, producing the protein MPEFDKDLRSIQEARDLSTQAFAAWKIWSHASQEQVDRVCAAMSAAALAAAERLGTMAHEETGYGFSEHKKLKNEFAARNVWESIKDEKTVGVIHHDPAMRIYDIAWPVGVVAGLTPSTNPTSTVIYKILVAVKARDAIIIAPHPSAAKCSYEAARIMAQAAEANGAPPGLIACMQNISLQGTQELMRHKYVALILATGGTPMVKAAHSTGKPAYGVGPGNVPAYVDRSADIQKAAKYIVSSKSFDCSTICASEQAVVADKPIAGQLAQLMQQEGAYFTNEHETHLLRNLLFHPDGSMNTATVGKPATYVAALAGFDVPQGTRVLVTRLKKTGKEEPLSREKLTTTLAWYEEDGWEAGCDRCIELIMFGGRGHSLIIHATNPDVIMAFGLEKPVFRIVVNAMGTLGAIGLTTGVMPSLTLGAGGVGGSITGDNVTTRHLYNIKRLAYELSAPPAAAMVPGQPDPGPSPKEIEQTVRSVVEEILNLR; encoded by the coding sequence ATGCCAGAGTTCGACAAGGATTTACGATCAATTCAAGAAGCCCGTGACCTTTCGACCCAGGCTTTTGCAGCCTGGAAGATCTGGTCACACGCCTCACAAGAGCAGGTTGATCGAGTCTGCGCGGCAATGTCAGCCGCTGCCCTGGCCGCCGCTGAGCGGTTAGGAACCATGGCGCATGAAGAAACAGGCTATGGCTTTTCTGAGCACAAAAAGCTGAAGAACGAATTTGCTGCGCGCAACGTCTGGGAAAGCATCAAAGATGAAAAGACTGTTGGCGTCATCCATCACGACCCCGCCATGCGGATCTACGATATCGCCTGGCCGGTCGGCGTCGTTGCCGGGCTGACCCCCAGCACCAACCCCACTTCCACCGTTATTTATAAAATACTGGTCGCAGTCAAGGCGCGGGATGCAATCATCATCGCACCCCACCCTTCTGCGGCCAAATGTTCTTACGAAGCGGCCAGAATTATGGCCCAGGCAGCCGAAGCCAACGGGGCCCCTCCCGGGTTGATCGCCTGCATGCAGAATATCAGCTTGCAGGGCACTCAGGAATTGATGCGGCACAAATATGTCGCACTGATCCTGGCCACCGGCGGTACACCAATGGTCAAGGCCGCTCATTCCACCGGGAAGCCGGCCTATGGCGTCGGCCCCGGAAATGTCCCTGCCTATGTGGACCGCTCAGCGGACATTCAAAAAGCAGCGAAATATATCGTTTCAAGCAAATCCTTCGATTGTTCCACCATCTGCGCTTCTGAGCAGGCTGTGGTTGCCGATAAGCCCATCGCCGGCCAACTGGCGCAGTTAATGCAGCAGGAAGGGGCTTATTTCACCAACGAACATGAGACCCATCTTCTGCGAAACCTGTTATTCCATCCCGATGGCAGCATGAACACCGCTACCGTCGGTAAACCTGCCACTTATGTGGCCGCCCTGGCCGGATTTGACGTCCCCCAGGGAACCCGAGTCCTGGTGACCCGGCTAAAGAAAACCGGCAAAGAAGAACCTCTTTCCCGTGAAAAACTAACAACGACCCTGGCCTGGTATGAAGAAGATGGCTGGGAAGCGGGCTGCGATCGCTGCATTGAACTCATTATGTTTGGCGGCCGCGGCCACTCTCTGATCATCCATGCCACCAACCCGGATGTCATCATGGCCTTTGGGTTGGAAAAGCCAGTCTTCCGCATCGTGGTCAACGCCATGGGCACCCTGGGTGCCATCGGACTGACCACCGGCGTGATGCCTTCGCTCACCCTGGGCGCAGGCGGCGTTGGCGGCTCCATCACGGGTGATAACGTAACCACCCGACATCTCTACAATATAAAACGCCTTGCTTATGAATTATCAGCCCCTCCGGCGGCTGCTATGGTCCCCGGTCAACCTGACCCCGGACCTTCCCCTAAGGAAATTGAACAAACTGTTCGGAGTGTGGTCGAGGAGATCCTAAACCTCAGATAA
- the tilS gene encoding tRNA lysidine(34) synthetase TilS yields the protein MFLSIIKQTAREKCLLDRDRPIVVGVSGGADSLALMDGLHRLGYLMVVAHLDHALRLESAADADFVRHKAAELGVPFVSDRVDVREVSAKEKLSLEEAARNVRYRFLFEQARLSNAQAVAVAHHADDQVETVLMHFLRGAALSGLSGMPYRRVLPIWDANIPLVRPLLDIWREDIEVYINEIDWVPREDLSNTDTTYFRNQLRHELIPELTEINPRFKEVVQRMANVLGEEDHLLTNLADEAWASCYMENTPDRVVLNLRTFIRLEKALQRRLLRRAVALLRPDLRDIGFEVIERGLAFVKDPSASRQMDLAAKLNLVALGERLIVTTWSAPLPDDDLPLLPQPDFEVQLIQGEAVELSNGWTITLTDRALDSEVDFDALRNLPADDTWLDAEAVVLPLIVRGKQPGETWQPLGMEDHSQKLTDFFTNEKVPKHLRDRWPLVCTEWGVAWVAGLRPAEPYKVRSDTKRIMCLQLTRTELK from the coding sequence ATGTTCCTCTCAATCATCAAACAAACCGCGCGAGAAAAATGTCTGCTGGATCGAGATCGACCGATTGTGGTGGGTGTCTCCGGCGGTGCAGACAGTCTGGCATTGATGGACGGCCTGCACCGCCTGGGTTATCTCATGGTAGTGGCCCATTTGGATCATGCCCTGCGCCTTGAATCGGCGGCGGATGCGGATTTTGTCCGGCATAAAGCGGCTGAGCTGGGTGTGCCCTTCGTCTCGGATCGGGTGGATGTTCGAGAAGTGTCGGCAAAGGAGAAGCTCTCTCTTGAGGAGGCTGCGCGCAATGTGCGTTATCGCTTTTTGTTTGAGCAGGCCCGCTTATCCAATGCGCAGGCGGTGGCTGTAGCCCATCACGCGGATGACCAGGTGGAGACGGTGCTGATGCATTTCTTGCGTGGGGCGGCCCTATCCGGTCTTTCCGGGATGCCTTACCGGCGGGTTTTACCGATCTGGGATGCGAATATCCCATTAGTTCGGCCGCTATTGGATATTTGGCGGGAGGATATTGAAGTCTATATTAATGAGATTGATTGGGTGCCGCGGGAGGATTTGAGCAATACGGATACGACCTATTTCCGCAACCAACTTCGGCATGAACTGATCCCGGAATTGACGGAAATCAACCCCCGCTTTAAGGAAGTGGTGCAGCGGATGGCGAATGTGTTGGGGGAGGAAGATCATCTGCTGACGAATCTGGCGGATGAGGCCTGGGCTTCGTGCTACATGGAAAACACCCCGGATCGAGTTGTTCTGAATTTACGCACTTTCATCCGATTGGAAAAAGCCCTTCAACGTCGTTTGCTGCGCCGTGCAGTGGCATTATTACGGCCGGACCTGCGCGATATTGGCTTTGAGGTGATTGAAAGGGGGCTGGCGTTTGTCAAGGACCCTTCAGCGAGCCGGCAGATGGACCTGGCTGCCAAGTTGAACCTGGTGGCGCTGGGTGAGCGACTGATCGTGACGACCTGGTCCGCGCCACTGCCCGATGATGATCTGCCTTTGCTGCCGCAACCCGATTTCGAGGTGCAACTTATACAGGGTGAGGCAGTGGAACTCTCCAATGGCTGGACCATAACGCTGACGGATCGAGCGCTTGATTCTGAGGTTGATTTCGATGCATTGCGAAACCTGCCTGCGGATGACACCTGGCTGGATGCCGAGGCGGTTGTCCTGCCGTTAATCGTTCGGGGAAAGCAGCCCGGTGAAACCTGGCAGCCTTTGGGAATGGAAGATCACTCACAAAAATTGACTGACTTCTTTACTAACGAGAAGGTGCCCAAGCACCTGCGGGACAGGTGGCCGCTGGTCTGCACCGAATGGGGGGTGGCCTGGGTGGCGGGGCTGCGGCCAGCTGAACCCTATAAGGTTAGATCGGACACCAAACGGATCATGTGTTTGCAGTTGACCCGAACAGAATTGAAATAA
- a CDS encoding site-specific integrase, whose protein sequence is MSQQPAEPKGTPAHLTEKSMLQPAIQAWKFYLNDQGRSPYTVKAFIADLNLLDSFLPPDKSLGDITLKDLQEFTNWLENERGVPCSPKSLARRITSLKSFFRWLQHSGVVIMDPADRLVQHSVSSPLPLVMTREEVAKALETAQSFREAEEPDARPYVLLKLLLETAVKKGECQAIGLNHLSVEDPEKPFVFIRYTNPRYRYKERKLDLSKEWLEAFEEYTDQYQPEERLFPWTSRRLEYILEDITEAGAFENRISFDMLRWTSALMDLVDGVEPDKIRQKLGVSKIQFREVRRKLRQLAKQQGFNVPDPDEDSD, encoded by the coding sequence ATGTCCCAACAGCCAGCAGAACCCAAGGGCACACCAGCCCATCTGACCGAAAAATCCATGCTCCAGCCTGCCATCCAGGCCTGGAAGTTCTATCTGAATGACCAGGGGCGTTCACCGTACACTGTCAAGGCATTCATCGCCGACCTAAATCTGCTGGATTCATTCCTCCCACCTGACAAATCCCTGGGCGACATCACCCTCAAGGACCTGCAGGAATTCACCAACTGGTTAGAAAATGAACGCGGCGTGCCCTGCAGCCCCAAGAGCCTTGCCCGGCGGATCACCTCCCTTAAAAGTTTCTTCCGCTGGCTGCAGCACAGCGGCGTGGTCATTATGGACCCAGCCGACAGGCTCGTGCAGCACTCCGTATCCAGCCCCCTCCCCTTGGTCATGACCCGCGAGGAAGTGGCTAAGGCGTTGGAAACCGCCCAATCCTTCCGTGAAGCGGAAGAACCGGATGCCCGGCCTTATGTTCTATTGAAGTTATTGCTGGAAACCGCTGTGAAGAAGGGTGAATGCCAGGCCATCGGCTTGAATCACCTCTCCGTGGAAGACCCGGAAAAACCCTTCGTGTTCATCCGCTATACCAACCCGCGCTATCGCTATAAGGAACGCAAGCTGGACCTTTCCAAGGAATGGCTTGAGGCCTTTGAGGAATATACCGATCAATACCAGCCGGAAGAACGCCTCTTCCCCTGGACTTCCCGGCGGCTTGAATACATCCTGGAAGACATCACCGAAGCCGGTGCTTTCGAAAATCGGATTTCCTTTGATATGCTACGCTGGACTTCAGCCCTGATGGATCTGGTGGATGGCGTTGAACCAGACAAGATCCGCCAGAAACTGGGCGTCTCCAAGATCCAGTTCCGTGAGGTACGCCGCAAATTGCGCCAACTGGCCAAACAGCAGGGCTTCAATGTACCTGACCCTGACGAAGACTCAGATTAG
- a CDS encoding EutN/CcmL family microcompartment protein — protein MLIAKVIGTTVSTIKDEKIVGLKLLIVRQADENGEPFGKPYVAMDTVNAGVGDLVLTAAGSSARQTTITKDRPVDAVIMAMIDSLEVDGKVTFEKG, from the coding sequence ATGTTGATTGCCAAAGTGATTGGTACAACCGTTTCGACCATCAAAGATGAGAAGATCGTCGGACTCAAGCTGCTGATAGTCCGCCAGGCTGACGAAAATGGCGAACCGTTTGGAAAGCCCTACGTTGCCATGGATACGGTCAATGCCGGTGTCGGCGATCTCGTTCTGACTGCTGCTGGCTCCAGCGCCCGTCAGACCACCATCACCAAAGATCGACCGGTTGATGCTGTCATTATGGCAATGATTGATTCATTGGAAGTTGATGGAAAAGTGACCTTCGAGAAAGGCTAA
- a CDS encoding YgiT-type zinc finger protein: MTDLITKPCMNCQGGIKKLRAATLMTWLGNELITVPNFPAWVCDMCGHRTFDNHALAQLSLLLNPEAGTPIQPIMPPTQNPPVNPPPMA; the protein is encoded by the coding sequence ATGACCGATCTCATCACTAAACCATGCATGAATTGCCAGGGTGGAATCAAAAAGTTGCGCGCTGCCACATTGATGACCTGGCTGGGCAATGAACTGATCACAGTCCCAAACTTCCCAGCTTGGGTTTGTGATATGTGTGGTCATCGGACATTTGACAATCACGCGCTGGCCCAGCTGAGCCTCCTGCTCAACCCCGAAGCGGGCACGCCCATCCAACCGATAATGCCCCCAACGCAGAATCCGCCGGTCAATCCCCCGCCAATGGCCTAA
- the lepB gene encoding signal peptidase I — MLKNQYSEPLTDNNESEPKKGSKKSSCMGFIIDTVETILLALILFLGINAVSARVRVENVSMEPTLMPNEFLLVNRVAYKIGTPKIGDIIIFHAPGTDDLDYIKRLIGRPGDTVHIEGGVVYVNDQALYESYILEAPSYTGTWEVPEGQLFVLGDNRNNSSDSHLWGFISEDSVVGKALLIYWPLDAVSLLTGATPVQAAQ; from the coding sequence ATGTTGAAAAACCAATATTCAGAACCACTCACCGATAATAACGAATCTGAACCCAAAAAGGGATCGAAAAAATCTTCCTGCATGGGATTCATCATAGATACCGTTGAAACCATCCTGTTGGCTCTGATTCTGTTTTTAGGGATCAATGCTGTTTCCGCCAGAGTACGGGTTGAAAATGTCAGCATGGAACCCACTCTGATGCCAAACGAATTTTTATTAGTCAATCGTGTGGCTTATAAAATTGGAACCCCCAAAATCGGCGACATCATTATCTTCCATGCCCCTGGCACTGATGATCTGGATTACATCAAGCGGCTGATCGGGCGTCCAGGCGATACCGTTCACATTGAGGGCGGTGTTGTCTATGTCAACGATCAAGCCCTTTATGAGAGCTATATTTTGGAAGCACCGAGTTACACCGGCACCTGGGAGGTACCAGAAGGCCAATTATTTGTCCTCGGTGATAACCGGAATAATTCTAGCGATTCCCATCTTTGGGGTTTCATCTCAGAAGACTCCGTAGTCGGAAAAGCTCTACTGATCTATTGGCCGCTGGATGCGGTCTCCCTACTCACTGGCGCAACCCCTGTCCAAGCCGCCCAGTAG
- the der gene encoding ribosome biogenesis GTPase Der, with the protein MAKPVVALVGRPNVGKSTLFNRLTGERLAIVDDVPGTTRDRLLSEAEWTGHYFYVMDTGGIDPSKNRNQAPLSIGSKDFITQIKDQAELAMQESDLILFIVDGQVGVTPADHEIANILRRKQRKVDGKLMPPILLVVNKAESAKIRQIVAEFYELGMGEPYAVSALHGTGSGDLLDAMIDNFPEGDDDEDEDDSVKIAIVGKPNAGKSSLLNKMVGKERAIVSDIPGTTRDAIDTKIDFGGLPVTLIDTAGIRRRGKVEPGVEKYSVVRSMKAIERADVAILVIDASTSITAQDTHIAGYIKDAWKSAIVVVNKWDLIEKDTYTINDYSAHIRQELNFMDYVPLVFISALTGKRVDQVLPLALQVQEERLVRLSTSQINRILQRAQDVHAAPSKTGRSLRIYYGTQVRSDPPTFMLYVNDPQLAHFSYLRYLENQIRQEYPFVGTPIRLVLKRRND; encoded by the coding sequence ATGGCAAAACCTGTTGTGGCCCTGGTGGGCCGTCCCAATGTTGGCAAGAGCACACTCTTCAACCGCCTGACCGGCGAACGGCTGGCGATTGTTGATGACGTACCTGGTACAACCCGTGACCGGCTCCTATCGGAAGCGGAGTGGACCGGCCATTACTTCTATGTCATGGATACCGGTGGGATTGACCCCTCCAAGAACCGCAACCAGGCCCCCCTTTCCATTGGCTCCAAAGATTTCATCACCCAGATCAAAGACCAGGCCGAACTGGCGATGCAGGAATCAGACCTGATCCTGTTCATCGTCGATGGCCAGGTTGGCGTCACACCTGCGGATCATGAAATAGCCAACATTCTGCGCCGAAAACAGCGCAAAGTAGATGGCAAACTAATGCCCCCCATTCTTTTGGTGGTCAATAAAGCGGAAAGCGCCAAGATCCGTCAAATCGTTGCGGAATTCTATGAGCTTGGCATGGGCGAGCCATATGCCGTCTCCGCGCTTCACGGGACAGGCTCCGGTGATCTGCTGGATGCTATGATTGACAATTTCCCTGAGGGCGATGATGACGAGGATGAAGACGATTCGGTCAAAATTGCCATTGTGGGTAAACCCAATGCAGGTAAATCCAGCCTTTTAAATAAGATGGTGGGTAAAGAACGGGCCATAGTCAGCGACATCCCCGGCACAACCCGGGATGCAATTGATACCAAAATTGACTTTGGCGGCTTGCCGGTCACACTGATTGACACTGCCGGGATCCGCCGCCGGGGCAAGGTTGAGCCTGGGGTGGAGAAATACTCCGTTGTACGCAGTATGAAAGCCATCGAACGGGCCGATGTTGCCATCCTGGTAATTGACGCTTCGACCAGCATCACCGCCCAGGACACGCACATTGCCGGCTATATCAAAGACGCTTGGAAAAGCGCCATCGTTGTGGTCAACAAGTGGGACCTGATCGAAAAAGACACCTACACGATCAATGACTATTCCGCGCATATTCGCCAGGAATTGAACTTCATGGATTATGTGCCCTTAGTATTCATCAGCGCCCTGACCGGAAAACGTGTAGATCAGGTACTCCCCCTCGCGCTTCAGGTGCAGGAAGAACGTCTGGTCCGGCTTTCGACCTCGCAGATCAACAGAATCCTCCAAAGAGCCCAGGACGTGCATGCCGCACCCTCCAAGACTGGCCGTTCGCTCAGGATCTATTACGGCACTCAGGTGCGCAGCGACCCACCGACCTTCATGCTCTACGTCAATGATCCTCAACTGGCCCATTTCAGCTATCTCCGCTATCTCGAGAACCAAATCCGACAGGAATACCCCTTCGTCGGAACGCCCATTCGATTGGTCCTCAAGCGTCGGAATGATTAA
- the rpiB gene encoding ribose 5-phosphate isomerase B, which produces MDYPITSPTSSSNTSSQKTVALGTDHGGVDLKEILKKHLTEKGFTVIDCGTNTKDSVDYPDIALSVAKLVANGKAWRGIIIDGAGIGSCMAANKVRGIRAALCYDYATAVNSREHNNANVLTLGAGLVGVNLANLIVDTWLKTEFGGGRHARRVDKIMAIENNF; this is translated from the coding sequence ATGGATTACCCAATCACATCCCCAACATCGTCGTCAAATACTTCTTCACAGAAAACCGTCGCCCTGGGAACGGACCATGGTGGTGTAGACCTGAAAGAGATCCTGAAAAAGCATCTCACAGAAAAAGGTTTCACCGTCATTGATTGCGGTACAAACACAAAAGACTCGGTGGATTACCCCGATATTGCTCTATCGGTTGCGAAACTTGTTGCCAACGGGAAAGCCTGGCGCGGCATCATCATTGATGGTGCGGGCATAGGCTCCTGCATGGCGGCCAATAAGGTCCGTGGTATCCGAGCAGCCCTTTGTTACGATTATGCAACGGCTGTAAACAGTCGCGAACACAACAATGCAAATGTATTGACACTCGGTGCGGGTCTCGTTGGCGTAAATCTAGCTAATTTAATTGTCGATACCTGGTTGAAAACTGAATTCGGCGGAGGCCGTCATGCTCGCCGGGTAGATAAAATTATGGCAATTGAAAATAATTTTTAA